AGGAAGCCCACCGGCTTGCCGACGGCTTCCGCTACGGGCTTGTCTTCCAGCGTGGTCTTGAAATCGATAATCGCTACGTCGTCCATCTTGGCGGCACGGTCCACGGGAACAAATTCCGCAATCTGTTCGGCCAGGGAGTTGAGGGATTCCTCCACGTCCGCTTCCGTTACTTCGGAGGAGGGAACCTTCACTTCAATTCCCTTGTACTCCGGCAATTCAAATTCGGGCACCACGGTCATCGTGCTGGTGGCGGTGTAATTGCCCTGTTCGTCGATGGACTGTTCCGGCTTGCCGAAATTGAGAACTTTCAGCTTGGGGTTCTGTTCCAGAGCCGTGGAGCAGGCCGTTTCAAACAGGGTGTCGAGCAGCTCTTCCTCAATCTCCTTCTTGAAGCGCTTTTCAATAATGGACTTGGGAGTCTTGCCGGGGCGGAAGCCGGGCAGCTTGGCCTTGCCGGCGTAGGAATCCACAATGGAGGCGCGGCGCGCGGCCGTGGTTTCTGCGGGAATGGAAGCTTTCAGCGTGGCTGTGCAGTCCGGTTGAATATCAACGTTGATTTCCATAAATAATACGGTCAGTGTTAGAATGAAAGTGGTTTATCCCGGCTTCCGGCATCAGGGCGGCGTCAGGACACGGGCGGCGGTAAATGTAATGAGAGGCTATCTTAAGTGCAAGCTATTGCACAGGAATGACACAATTGCCATTTCGGCGCATGAGGGCGCAACAAGTAAAATGCGCGGCAACTGCGTTCTACGCGGAATGTCGTCTTGACTATGTACGGGGAAAAGTCCTTTATATCCCAAGTATTAAGTTCCGCTCTCATGATTCGTCCCGTTTTCCTGATTGTTTCTCCTCTTCTTCTGGCGTGTTCGTCCGCCTTGTCCCAGGACAAAACTACTCTCAACAGGGGCGGTTACGGCTCCGTGATGACCCCGGAGCAGGTGGCCCGCGAACTGGGGCCGGAAACAGGTATTCTGCCCGGCGACCAGGCGTATGAAGGCAAACCCGTCAAAAGCGTTTCCGTGCGCTACAGAAGCAGCGGCAAAACCGTCTCGGAAGACCGCCTGAAAAACCTGCTGGCTACGCAGCCGGGCACCAAATACTCCCCGGATGTGGTGAACAAGGACCTGGAGCGCCTGCTGGAAAGCGGTCTGGTAGGGGGCAATACGACGGTTGCCGTGGACCCCTCCGGAGACGGTGTCAGCGTGGTATTTGAAATGGCGGCCCAGAACCTGCTGGGCGGCGTCGGTTTTCAGGGCAATACCGCCTTCGACAGCCGGGACCTTTCCGAAGAATGCGGGTTAAAGGGTGGGGAAGCCCTCAGTGACAAAGCGCTCAGCAGCGCCATCACCAAACTGCGCACCTACTATCAGGAATCCCGGTATCCGGACGTGCAGGTCTCCTATTTTTACCAGAAAACGGAACGGCCCGGCTTTGTGGACGTGATCTTCAATATCAATGAAGGCAAAAAAGCCAACATCATCAACATTGATTTCGTCGGCAACGAGCATGTCAGTTCCAAGGACCTGCGCCAGGTGATGAAGACCAAGGAAAAGGGCTGGCTGACCTGGATCACCAAATCCGGCCGTATTGACCGCGAACAACTGGAGGACGACCTGGCTGAATTGGTGACTTATTACCGCAACAAGGGTTATCTGCGCGTCAAGTTGGAAAAGGTGGAATACTTTGATTCCGGCAAGGGCAACGAGCAGAAGCTCACCATGAAGATCACGATCTCCGAAGGCCGCCGCTACAAGGTCAACCAGGTGGCGTTCGGACCCACCAAGGTATTCACTTCCCAGGAACTCGTGCCCGGCCTGAGCATGTACAACGGAGACACCTACTCCGCCCAGAAGGTGGCCGACGACGTGACCATGATTCGCCGCTATTACGGTTCCCGCGGTTATGCGGATGCCACGGTTCGTCCGGACATCCAGGAAGTGGGCATTGACCCCAAGACCGGCTACGGGCAGATCAACATCGTTTACCATGTGTCGGAAGGCAATCCCTACTGCGTGGGCAACATCCGCGTCATTGGCAACAACCGCACGAAGGACTACGTCATCCGCCAGGAACTTCCCCTCCAGTCCAATGACCCGATGAAT
This genomic stretch from Akkermansia biwaensis harbors:
- the bamA gene encoding outer membrane protein assembly factor BamA, giving the protein MIRPVFLIVSPLLLACSSALSQDKTTLNRGGYGSVMTPEQVARELGPETGILPGDQAYEGKPVKSVSVRYRSSGKTVSEDRLKNLLATQPGTKYSPDVVNKDLERLLESGLVGGNTTVAVDPSGDGVSVVFEMAAQNLLGGVGFQGNTAFDSRDLSEECGLKGGEALSDKALSSAITKLRTYYQESRYPDVQVSYFYQKTERPGFVDVIFNINEGKKANIINIDFVGNEHVSSKDLRQVMKTKEKGWLTWITKSGRIDREQLEDDLAELVTYYRNKGYLRVKLEKVEYFDSGKGNEQKLTMKITISEGRRYKVNQVAFGPTKVFTSQELVPGLSMYNGDTYSAQKVADDVTMIRRYYGSRGYADATVRPDIQEVGIDPKTGYGQINIVYHVSEGNPYCVGNIRVIGNNRTKDYVIRQELPLQSNDPMNSVDLDTAQKRLQNLNYFDLVDVAQVGSTRPGYRDVNIEVAEKRTGSLNIGVAFSSIESVYLFAGITQSNFDMYDWSSFVGGGQRFAINTRVGFETQDASISWVDPWFLHRKLAFGTEIFYSNSSYYSDYYDQQNYGFAVSLRKPIGELDYVKLEYRLEQYRIDAKGNAPIFFWLQDGDYLRSHVEFSYTIDTRDAQIFPRKGGKFEVLAGYSGLGGDVHTYNFGINGAYYWNLRGDTIFSINAGVATVDSYGDHDVPIFERLYLGGPYNMRGFRFRDVAPYNPALSGDETMGGRSSFFCQFEYSIPVIEEVRIAVFYDIGFVNGDAFDFGTSKIVSDYGIGLRLNLPIGPLAVDYAIPVQKNNAIDRGGQFQFYLNYSY